One Rosettibacter firmus genomic window carries:
- the mnmA gene encoding tRNA 2-thiouridine(34) synthase MnmA translates to MNERRVIVAMSGGVDSSVAAALLKKQGFDVIGVTLKTWGFMEVGGAPKFESGCCSLDAIFDAKNVANVLGIPHYTLDFTKAFEDAVIDNFVEEYLSGRTPNPCVICNRKIKWEELLKKADSLDAKYVATGHYAILDYDEINNRYRLKHSDDNPKDQTYALWGLTQTSLSRTIFPLGNMKKDEVRKIAEELGLKTAKKPDSQEICFVADNNYERFLRERVPDIINNISSGDIIYHGKIIGKHKGFPFYTIGQRRGLGVALGKPVFVKNIDAEQNIIEIGDKEEILEKDVIANDINYVSRTELKAGEIVFGKIRYSDKATPAEVIYADDKKIHIRFIKPKNAITPGQSLVLYDEDNYLLAGGIIARK, encoded by the coding sequence TTGAACGAAAGAAGAGTCATAGTGGCAATGAGTGGAGGCGTTGATTCATCGGTAGCTGCTGCTTTACTAAAAAAACAGGGCTTTGATGTTATTGGAGTAACATTAAAGACATGGGGCTTTATGGAAGTGGGTGGAGCTCCAAAATTTGAATCTGGTTGTTGTTCCCTTGATGCAATATTTGATGCTAAAAATGTTGCAAATGTACTTGGCATTCCCCATTATACTTTAGACTTTACTAAAGCATTTGAAGATGCAGTTATCGACAACTTTGTTGAAGAGTATCTATCCGGGCGTACACCCAATCCATGTGTAATTTGTAATAGAAAAATAAAATGGGAAGAACTACTCAAAAAAGCAGATTCGTTAGATGCTAAGTATGTGGCTACTGGACATTATGCAATTCTTGATTATGATGAAATTAATAATCGATATAGATTAAAACATTCAGATGATAATCCTAAAGATCAAACTTATGCACTTTGGGGATTAACTCAAACAAGTTTGAGTAGAACTATTTTTCCCCTTGGAAATATGAAGAAAGATGAAGTAAGAAAGATTGCTGAAGAATTGGGATTAAAAACAGCTAAAAAGCCAGATAGTCAGGAAATTTGCTTTGTCGCAGATAATAATTACGAAAGATTCTTACGCGAAAGAGTTCCGGATATTATTAATAATATTTCATCAGGTGATATTATATACCACGGTAAAATTATTGGAAAGCATAAAGGTTTTCCTTTTTATACAATTGGACAAAGAAGGGGATTGGGAGTTGCTTTAGGAAAGCCTGTATTTGTTAAAAATATTGATGCAGAACAGAATATAATTGAAATTGGTGATAAAGAAGAGATACTCGAAAAGGATGTTATTGCAAATGATATTAATTATGTTAGTAGAACTGAATTAAAAGCAGGCGAAATAGTCTTTGGAAAAATTAGATATTCTGACAAAGCTACTCCTGCAGAAGTAATTTATGCTGATGATAAAAAAATTCATATCAGATTTATAAAACCTAAAAATGCAATTACGCCGGGACAATCATTAGTATTATATGATGAAGATAATTATTTACTGGCCGGAGGTATTATAGCAAGGAAATAG
- the scpB gene encoding SMC-Scp complex subunit ScpB, with the protein MDNTYISVIEALIFAADDPLPSKEIINAIKEIDGPDIEITEEDIEKTVDDLNEKYKQNGNAFVILKIANGYIYATRPEHAKYVGYLSTEKSKRRLSQAALETLAIIAYKQPITKPEIELIRGVNSDYTLNTLLEKNLITIQGRADTIGRPLLYVTTDEFLKYFGLRNISDLPKPREIEEIMKDEDFQEQKRRIMMNEVEENLEEETNSENESDVDNESPFE; encoded by the coding sequence ATGGATAACACATATATATCTGTTATAGAAGCTCTAATTTTTGCAGCTGATGATCCCTTACCCTCAAAGGAAATTATCAATGCAATTAAAGAAATTGATGGGCCTGATATTGAGATAACTGAAGAAGATATTGAAAAAACTGTTGATGATCTTAACGAAAAATATAAACAAAATGGTAATGCTTTTGTTATTCTAAAAATTGCTAATGGATATATTTATGCAACAAGACCAGAGCATGCAAAATATGTGGGCTATTTATCTACCGAAAAAAGTAAAAGAAGATTAAGCCAGGCAGCACTTGAAACATTAGCTATAATTGCTTATAAACAACCCATAACTAAACCAGAGATTGAGCTGATTAGAGGAGTTAATTCAGATTATACACTTAATACATTACTTGAAAAAAATTTAATCACAATTCAAGGACGAGCAGATACCATAGGAAGACCACTGCTTTATGTTACAACAGATGAATTTCTAAAATATTTTGGTTTAAGAAATATTTCTGATTTACCAAAACCGAGAGAAATAGAAGAAATAATGAAAGATGAAGATTTTCAGGAACAAAAAAGAAGAATTATGATGAATGAAGTAGAAGAAAACTTAGAAGAAGAAACAAATTCCGAAAATGAAAGTGATGTAGATAATGAAAGTCCGTTTGAATAA
- a CDS encoding pseudouridine synthase, protein MKVRLNKFIAECGITSRRKAENFILEGRVAVNGVTITQLSYLVDPDKDIVTLDGEKLKAEKKVYFLLNKPKGYITTTSDEKNRKKVTDLIKTNYKIFPVGRLDYDTTGVLILTNDGEFANFLTHPSNQIPREYNVLLNRDLEMKDKEKLLKGITLDKRKSKFEEINFIKKGNFKRISVVTVEGRNRFVKRMFEVLGYRVESLERIRFGPFTIKNLPEGYYRKLSYTEIQEVYKTYGK, encoded by the coding sequence ATGAAAGTCCGTTTGAATAAATTTATTGCTGAATGTGGTATAACTTCGAGAAGAAAAGCAGAAAATTTTATTCTCGAGGGTAGAGTTGCTGTTAATGGAGTAACTATAACACAACTTTCATATTTAGTTGATCCAGATAAAGATATTGTTACACTTGATGGCGAAAAATTAAAAGCCGAAAAAAAAGTATATTTTTTATTAAATAAACCTAAAGGTTATATAACTACAACTAGCGATGAAAAAAATAGAAAAAAAGTTACAGATTTAATAAAAACAAATTATAAAATTTTTCCAGTTGGTCGACTCGATTACGATACAACTGGAGTTTTAATTCTTACTAATGATGGTGAATTTGCAAACTTTTTAACTCATCCAAGTAATCAAATCCCGCGTGAGTATAATGTGCTGCTAAATAGAGATTTAGAAATGAAAGATAAAGAGAAACTTCTTAAAGGAATAACTCTTGATAAAAGAAAAAGTAAATTCGAAGAAATTAATTTTATCAAAAAGGGAAATTTTAAAAGAATATCTGTTGTAACTGTTGAAGGAAGAAATCGATTTGTAAAAAGAATGTTTGAAGTACTGGGATACAGAGTTGAAAGTCTTGAAAGAATACGCTTTGGACCTTTTACAATTAAAAATTTACCAGAAGGTTATTATAGAAAATTAAGTTATACAGAAATTCAGGAAGTTTATAAAACCTATGGGAAATAA
- the trpS gene encoding tryptophan--tRNA ligase, with protein MNKKRILSGMRPTGKLHIGHYVGALENWIKLQNEYDSYHLIADYHVLTTNLSTDDIYNNTIEMVIDWLACGLDPDKSPFFRQSQIKEHTELFLIFSMLITKARLERNPTLKEQVRDLNIENIIYGHLGYPVLQAADILLYKGEAVPVGEDQVPHVEITREIARRFNNQYGKVFPEPEALLTNFARLPGLDGNAKMSKSLGNTILLSDEPEIVNQKLRKAVTDPQKIRKNDPGRPEICLVFTYHKKFNPEEVNEIEKNCRSGALGCVECKAKCASKINSFLQPIIEKRKYYENNLDIVKEVLIEGEKKAKAVATATMEEVRSKMKLG; from the coding sequence ATGAATAAAAAAAGAATTTTAAGTGGAATGAGACCTACTGGAAAACTTCATATTGGTCATTATGTAGGTGCTCTTGAAAATTGGATTAAGTTACAAAATGAATATGATAGTTATCATTTAATTGCAGATTATCATGTTCTAACTACAAATTTGTCAACAGACGATATTTATAATAATACAATAGAAATGGTAATTGATTGGTTAGCTTGCGGTTTGGATCCAGACAAATCTCCTTTTTTCAGACAATCTCAAATTAAAGAACATACTGAGCTGTTCCTTATTTTTTCGATGTTGATTACTAAAGCAAGACTTGAGAGAAATCCTACATTAAAAGAACAGGTACGAGATCTAAATATTGAAAATATAATTTATGGCCATTTAGGTTATCCTGTACTTCAAGCTGCAGATATTTTATTATATAAAGGAGAAGCAGTTCCAGTTGGAGAAGATCAGGTTCCTCATGTTGAAATAACAAGAGAAATTGCGAGAAGATTTAATAACCAATATGGCAAAGTTTTTCCTGAACCAGAAGCACTTCTTACAAATTTTGCAAGACTTCCTGGACTTGATGGCAATGCAAAGATGAGTAAATCTTTAGGAAATACTATTTTACTTTCTGATGAACCGGAAATTGTAAATCAAAAATTACGTAAAGCTGTTACAGATCCACAAAAAATTAGAAAAAACGATCCTGGTAGACCAGAAATATGTCTTGTATTTACATATCATAAAAAATTTAATCCTGAAGAAGTAAACGAGATTGAAAAAAATTGCAGAAGTGGAGCTCTTGGTTGTGTTGAATGTAAAGCTAAATGTGCTTCAAAAATAAATTCGTTCTTACAACCAATTATTGAGAAAAGAAAATATTACGAAAATAACTTGGATATAGTAAAAGAAGTTTTGATTGAAGGAGAAAAAAAAGCAAAAGCTGTTGCAACTGCAACAATGGAAGAAGTTCGTTCAAAAATGAAACTTGGATAA
- a CDS encoding S41 family peptidase: protein MKNRITKYIPVVIITLLLGIYIGLQLNRYMLSYRNPQISKFERILKYTENFYIDTLKREKLIEDAIEGMFSNLDPHTVYIPPEEQLTEEEAFRGNFEGVGIEFQIIKDTVVVVSPITGGPSEAVGILSGDRIIKINGKSCIGYSNEQIIKLLRGKKGTKVEVTIYRPSINKLINFNIVRDTINIYSVNAYLIYNNDIGYISLNRFSETSFDEMLDALKKLTSEGMKKLVLDLRNNPGGYLEQAHKIADLFIDDRKLIVYTKGRIKEFNEEFRAEKEYPYEKIPLIILVNKGSASASEIIAGAIQDWDRGLIVGERTFGKGLVQRQILLPDKSAVRITIAKYYTPSGRVIQRNYSDKKNYYKQLYQLDESDSNNLNHKIEENSSKEVYKTRIGRKVFGGNGITPDYIVEPVRDSEFSIELRKNNVYYLFVRDYMDKNGEKLRNKYKNDLNKFIREFNFSEYDLHNFLNFIKKQKIKFSLKDFEKDKELNKVRLKAFVARDLFKNKGWYAVMLQFDRQFQKAIQHFPDAIKFLQINTGNN from the coding sequence ATGAAAAATAGAATAACTAAATACATTCCAGTTGTAATTATTACTTTATTGTTAGGAATTTATATTGGCTTGCAATTAAATAGATATATGTTGAGCTATAGAAATCCTCAAATAAGTAAATTCGAAAGGATTCTGAAATACACAGAAAACTTTTATATAGATACGCTTAAAAGAGAAAAACTGATTGAAGATGCAATTGAAGGAATGTTTAGCAATTTAGATCCTCATACTGTTTATATTCCACCTGAAGAACAATTAACCGAAGAAGAAGCATTTAGAGGTAATTTCGAAGGTGTTGGAATTGAGTTTCAAATAATTAAAGATACTGTAGTAGTTGTTTCTCCCATTACTGGTGGACCAAGTGAAGCAGTTGGAATTTTATCAGGAGATAGAATTATTAAGATTAATGGTAAAAGTTGCATAGGATATTCGAATGAGCAAATTATTAAGTTATTACGAGGCAAAAAAGGAACAAAAGTAGAAGTTACAATATATCGTCCATCAATTAATAAACTAATTAATTTTAATATTGTTCGAGATACTATTAATATTTATTCTGTCAATGCATATCTAATCTATAATAATGATATTGGATATATAAGCCTCAATCGTTTTTCTGAAACATCATTTGATGAAATGCTGGATGCTTTGAAAAAGTTAACTTCTGAAGGTATGAAAAAACTTGTACTCGATTTAAGAAATAATCCTGGTGGTTACCTCGAGCAAGCACATAAAATAGCAGATTTATTCATAGATGATAGAAAACTTATTGTTTATACAAAAGGAAGAATAAAAGAATTCAATGAAGAATTTCGAGCAGAAAAAGAATATCCTTATGAAAAAATTCCTCTTATTATTCTTGTAAATAAAGGTTCTGCTTCGGCAAGTGAAATTATTGCTGGTGCAATTCAGGATTGGGATAGAGGTTTAATAGTGGGAGAAAGAACTTTTGGTAAAGGATTGGTTCAACGACAGATTTTACTTCCAGATAAATCAGCTGTTAGAATTACAATAGCAAAATATTATACACCTTCTGGAAGAGTAATTCAAAGAAATTATTCAGATAAAAAAAATTATTATAAACAATTATACCAGCTTGACGAATCTGATTCGAATAATCTCAATCATAAAATTGAAGAAAATTCCAGTAAAGAAGTGTATAAAACAAGAATTGGTCGAAAAGTTTTTGGTGGAAATGGAATTACACCTGATTACATAGTAGAACCAGTAAGAGATTCTGAATTTTCTATTGAATTAAGGAAAAATAATGTTTATTATTTGTTTGTAAGAGATTATATGGATAAGAATGGTGAGAAGCTAAGAAATAAATATAAAAATGATTTAAATAAATTTATAAGAGAATTTAATTTTTCAGAATATGACTTACATAATTTCTTGAATTTTATAAAAAAGCAAAAAATAAAATTCTCACTTAAAGATTTTGAAAAAGATAAAGAATTAAATAAAGTTAGATTAAAAGCTTTTGTTGCAAGAGATCTTTTTAAGAATAAAGGATGGTATGCAGTAATGCTTCAATTTGATAGACAGTTTCAAAAAGCTATTCAACATTTTCCAGATGCAATAAAATTTCTTCAAATAAATACAGGAAATAATTGA
- the lysS gene encoding lysine--tRNA ligase, giving the protein MENFNFEQDYNTLIKRRYEELNELISKGILPYAYSYDVNNYSMNIKNNYELYEGKDVRIAGRIMTLRRMGKATFAHIQDNEGRIQIYLKRDDLGDNYDIFKLLDIGDIIGVEGFVFKTKTGEISVHCKSYQLLAKSLRPIPIAKEVIDENGNKIIYDQFADKELRYRQRYVDLIVNPDVKNVFITRAKIITEIRKYLDNNKLLEVETPVLQPLYGGATARPFITHHNALDIDLYLRIADELYLKRLIVGGFDGVYEISKDFRNEGMDKTHNPEFTMLELYVAYKDYFWMMEFVENMISTICKNVFGKTEFEIEGQIINFNPPWKRISMVDELKKYTGIDVLTATSEDLIKELKSRGIEIKGGESKGKLIDELFEITVQSDLIQPTFVMDYPIELSPLAKKHRSKEGLVERFEGFVLGREICNAFSELNDPIDQRRRFEEQAKMREAGDEEAHQIDEDFIRALEYGMPPTAGLGIGIDRLVMLLTNQPSIRDVILFPQMKPEK; this is encoded by the coding sequence TTGGAAAATTTCAACTTCGAACAGGATTATAATACTCTAATTAAAAGACGTTACGAAGAATTAAATGAACTCATCTCAAAAGGTATTTTACCTTATGCATATAGTTATGATGTTAATAATTATTCAATGAATATTAAAAATAATTATGAACTTTATGAAGGCAAAGATGTTCGAATAGCTGGTAGAATAATGACTTTGCGAAGAATGGGTAAAGCTACATTTGCTCATATTCAGGATAACGAAGGAAGAATTCAGATTTATTTAAAACGAGACGATCTGGGAGATAATTACGATATTTTTAAACTCCTTGATATTGGTGATATCATAGGTGTTGAAGGTTTTGTATTTAAAACTAAAACTGGTGAAATTTCTGTTCATTGTAAATCATATCAGTTACTTGCCAAATCATTAAGACCAATTCCAATTGCTAAAGAAGTAATTGATGAAAATGGAAATAAAATAATCTATGATCAATTTGCAGATAAAGAATTAAGATATCGCCAGAGATATGTGGATTTAATTGTAAATCCAGATGTTAAAAATGTTTTTATTACACGAGCAAAAATTATCACAGAAATAAGAAAATATCTCGATAACAATAAACTTCTCGAAGTTGAAACTCCTGTACTTCAGCCTTTATATGGTGGTGCAACTGCAAGACCATTCATCACACATCATAATGCTCTTGATATTGATCTTTATTTAAGAATTGCCGATGAATTATATCTTAAAAGACTAATTGTTGGAGGCTTTGATGGTGTTTATGAAATATCAAAAGATTTTAGAAACGAAGGAATGGACAAAACACATAATCCTGAATTTACTATGCTTGAATTATATGTGGCTTATAAAGATTATTTCTGGATGATGGAATTTGTTGAAAATATGATTTCTACAATTTGTAAAAATGTCTTTGGAAAAACAGAATTCGAAATAGAAGGTCAAATTATTAATTTTAATCCACCGTGGAAAAGAATATCTATGGTTGATGAACTAAAAAAATATACAGGAATTGATGTACTTACTGCAACATCTGAAGATTTAATCAAAGAATTAAAAAGTAGAGGTATAGAAATTAAAGGTGGTGAAAGTAAAGGTAAATTAATAGATGAATTATTTGAAATAACAGTACAATCAGATTTAATTCAACCAACTTTTGTTATGGATTATCCTATCGAACTTTCACCACTTGCAAAAAAACATAGAAGTAAAGAAGGATTGGTTGAAAGATTTGAAGGATTTGTACTTGGACGAGAAATTTGTAATGCATTCAGTGAATTAAATGATCCTATTGACCAAAGAAGAAGATTTGAAGAACAGGCAAAAATGAGAGAAGCTGGTGACGAAGAAGCTCATCAAATTGATGAAGATTTTATAAGAGCACTTGAATATGGAATGCCTCCAACTGCAGGCTTGGGAATTGGCATAGATAGACTTGTTATGCTACTTACAAATCAACCTTCAATAAGAGATGTAATTCTTTTCCCTCAAATGAAACCAGAAAAATGA
- the acpS gene encoding holo-ACP synthase, whose translation MILGIGIDIIEIERIKKSVEQYGDNFLNRIFTKTELEYSLNKKNKFQHLAARFAAKEAITKAISSHHKSFGWKDIEIVNLVNGMPTVNLLGKLKDFLGNDKIIHISMSHSDHYVTCVAILSLKT comes from the coding sequence ATGATACTGGGAATTGGGATAGATATAATTGAAATAGAAAGAATTAAAAAAAGTGTAGAACAATACGGCGATAACTTTCTAAATAGAATATTTACAAAAACTGAACTTGAGTATTCATTAAATAAAAAAAATAAATTTCAACATTTAGCAGCTCGATTCGCTGCAAAAGAAGCTATTACGAAAGCAATTTCTTCCCATCATAAATCTTTTGGCTGGAAGGATATTGAAATTGTCAATTTAGTTAATGGTATGCCAACTGTTAATCTTCTTGGTAAATTGAAAGATTTCCTGGGCAACGATAAAATAATTCATATTTCCATGAGTCATTCTGATCATTATGTTACCTGTGTTGCAATCTTATCATTAAAAACCTGA
- the ybeY gene encoding rRNA maturation RNase YbeY: MIKNLFVYNQKGISINKKSIHKLIHYLKQELNFVINNLEINFVNPETILEINKNYLNHNYYTDVIAFNYSEENNNLDGEIFICNEIAKENSKIYRVNYEDELKRLVIHGILHLIGYNDKIPAERKKMKLKEDSLVKKTKKLGDILK, translated from the coding sequence TTGATTAAGAATTTATTTGTATATAACCAGAAGGGAATTAGTATAAACAAAAAGTCAATTCATAAATTAATACATTACTTGAAGCAGGAATTAAATTTTGTTATTAATAATCTGGAAATAAATTTTGTTAATCCCGAAACTATTTTAGAAATAAATAAAAATTATTTGAACCACAACTATTATACCGATGTTATTGCATTTAATTATTCAGAAGAAAATAATAATTTAGATGGAGAGATATTTATTTGTAATGAAATTGCAAAAGAAAATTCTAAAATTTATAGAGTAAATTACGAAGATGAATTAAAAAGACTGGTCATTCACGGTATTTTACATTTAATTGGTTATAACGATAAAATTCCAGCAGAAAGAAAAAAAATGAAACTGAAAGAAGATTCGCTTGTTAAAAAGACAAAAAAATTGGGAGATATATTAAAATAA
- the dacB gene encoding D-alanyl-D-alanine carboxypeptidase/D-alanyl-D-alanine endopeptidase: MGNKLILLLLIATNTFAQLDTLEKKSKIDYYTLNELREQLEDSFNDPALSNAFCGAFVRSLKTGEVIYKKNADKLFIPASNIKLFTTVAALILLGPDYVYETNLFANGTIKNGVLQGDLIIQGTGDPTISNRYYPGSEVKIFEDWADSLLAKGILKIDGDIIGDDSGFENGGLGKGWLIDNESYWFSAPSGALCFNDNSIEIIVKPGQQNFPASVELNPNTQYVNIIGGVITVDNSEEQLIKCNRLRGTNLISVTGKIKKNSKPIIENISISNPTMYFLTVFKEVLERKGIIVTGKLTSIGNSERMIIYQNLIPLLTHQSVPLKTIIKELNKNSNNFYAEQILKTIGYEIYGYGTTENGIKASKDLFKQIGIDPDNLVMVDGSGLSQLNLITPRQVVNLLSYIYKSNIFNYIYDSLPIAGVDGTLSQRMNKTTCENNVRAKPGFNLNSSALSGYVKTISGELLAFSIMINNFLAPPSLINYIQDNICNKLSNFVRN, encoded by the coding sequence ATGGGAAATAAATTAATACTTCTTTTATTGATAGCAACAAATACATTTGCACAGCTGGATACTCTGGAAAAAAAGTCTAAAATAGATTATTATACACTCAATGAACTTAGAGAACAACTTGAAGATTCATTTAATGATCCAGCTTTATCTAATGCATTTTGTGGTGCTTTTGTACGTTCATTAAAAACTGGTGAGGTAATTTATAAAAAGAACGCAGATAAACTTTTTATACCTGCATCAAATATTAAATTATTTACTACTGTAGCTGCACTTATCTTACTGGGTCCAGATTATGTATATGAAACAAATTTATTTGCTAATGGAACTATAAAAAATGGTGTGCTCCAGGGTGATTTAATTATTCAAGGTACTGGAGATCCAACCATCTCAAATCGTTATTATCCTGGAAGTGAAGTGAAAATTTTTGAAGATTGGGCTGATAGTTTATTAGCTAAAGGAATTCTAAAAATTGATGGAGATATTATTGGAGATGACTCTGGTTTTGAAAATGGTGGTCTCGGAAAAGGTTGGTTAATTGATAATGAATCTTATTGGTTTTCAGCTCCATCGGGAGCTTTATGTTTTAATGACAATAGCATAGAAATTATAGTAAAACCTGGGCAACAAAATTTTCCTGCATCAGTAGAATTAAATCCAAATACACAGTATGTAAACATTATTGGTGGAGTTATTACAGTCGACAATTCTGAAGAACAGTTAATAAAATGCAATAGATTAAGAGGTACTAATTTAATTAGCGTTACAGGAAAAATTAAAAAGAATTCTAAACCAATCATTGAAAATATTTCAATATCTAATCCAACAATGTACTTTCTTACTGTATTCAAAGAAGTTCTCGAAAGGAAGGGAATTATTGTTACAGGTAAACTTACAAGTATTGGTAATTCTGAAAGAATGATTATATACCAGAATTTGATACCATTGCTTACTCATCAATCAGTACCACTAAAAACAATTATTAAAGAATTGAATAAAAACAGCAATAATTTTTATGCAGAACAAATATTGAAAACAATTGGTTATGAAATTTATGGTTATGGTACAACCGAAAATGGAATTAAAGCAAGTAAAGATTTATTTAAACAAATTGGCATCGATCCAGATAACCTGGTTATGGTTGATGGTTCTGGATTATCTCAGTTGAATCTAATAACACCACGTCAGGTTGTAAATCTCTTAAGTTATATTTATAAATCTAATATTTTTAACTATATATATGATTCTTTGCCAATTGCAGGAGTGGATGGTACTTTGTCTCAAAGAATGAATAAAACAACTTGTGAAAATAATGTGCGAGCTAAACCAGGATTTAATCTCAATAGTTCAGCATTATCTGGTTATGTTAAAACAATATCAGGCGAATTGCTTGCATTTTCTATTATGATTAATAATTTTCTCGCCCCGCCAAGTTTAATAAATTATATTCAAGATAACATTTGTAATAAATTATCAAATTTCGTAAGAAATTAA
- a CDS encoding HNH endonuclease, with translation MLLNQSYEPLTLCNVKKAIVLILLGKAELIADNHQKKIHTVSKTFPWPSVIKLNDFVKVPYKKIILTRKNILKRDGYKCAYCGRGDLPLTIDHVIPKSKGGDDSWENLVAACLPCNNKKGDRTPEEAGMKLRIKPYAPNHVMFIKASVGKIEETWKPYLFQ, from the coding sequence TTGCTACTTAATCAAAGTTACGAGCCTTTAACATTATGTAATGTAAAAAAGGCAATTGTTTTAATTCTTTTAGGGAAAGCCGAATTAATAGCCGATAATCATCAAAAAAAAATTCATACGGTCTCAAAGACATTCCCATGGCCTAGTGTTATTAAATTGAATGATTTTGTTAAAGTCCCTTATAAAAAAATAATTCTAACAAGAAAAAATATATTAAAGCGTGATGGATACAAATGTGCCTATTGTGGAAGAGGGGATTTACCTTTAACTATTGATCATGTAATCCCGAAATCGAAAGGTGGCGATGATAGCTGGGAAAATCTTGTTGCAGCATGCCTTCCTTGCAATAATAAAAAAGGAGATAGAACACCGGAAGAAGCCGGAATGAAACTCCGTATTAAACCATATGCTCCCAACCATGTAATGTTTATTAAAGCTTCTGTTGGTAAAATAGAAGAAACCTGGAAACCTTATCTCTTTCAATAA
- a CDS encoding segregation and condensation protein A — protein MYKIKLSQFEGPLDLLLFFIKRDELNIYDIPISKITKDFMEYLRMLEQLDLEIAGDFILMAATLMQIKVKMLLPKEIDEKGEEIDPRADLVKALLEYKRYKEMSEELSYMEANMRNYNFRGNFNYDYKEAVTNYETLLKNITIYDLMKAFKKILLQNVEQPVHQIQKWNVTIDEQMVYISNKLKEKSQISFVEILKELRNKIRIIVTFIAMLEMVKSGQIGLRESPSFNDFIIYRLNNG, from the coding sequence GTGTACAAAATTAAACTTTCACAATTCGAAGGTCCGCTTGATCTTCTCTTATTTTTTATAAAGAGAGACGAGCTAAATATTTATGATATTCCAATATCCAAGATAACTAAGGATTTTATGGAATATCTTCGTATGCTTGAACAGTTAGACCTGGAAATTGCTGGCGATTTTATTTTAATGGCTGCTACACTAATGCAAATAAAAGTGAAAATGTTGCTTCCAAAAGAAATAGATGAAAAAGGAGAAGAGATTGACCCGCGTGCAGATCTTGTAAAAGCATTACTTGAATATAAAAGATATAAAGAAATGTCAGAAGAACTCAGTTATATGGAAGCTAATATGAGAAATTATAATTTCAGAGGGAATTTTAATTATGATTACAAAGAAGCTGTTACTAATTACGAAACTTTGTTGAAAAATATTACTATTTATGACCTGATGAAAGCTTTTAAGAAAATACTCCTGCAAAATGTTGAACAACCTGTTCATCAAATACAAAAATGGAATGTGACTATTGATGAACAGATGGTTTATATTTCTAATAAATTGAAAGAAAAATCTCAGATATCATTTGTTGAGATTTTAAAAGAATTAAGAAATAAAATTAGAATCATAGTAACATTTATTGCAATGCTTGAAATGGTAAAATCTGGCCAAATCGGATTAAGAGAATCACCAAGTTTTAATGATTTTATAATTTATAGATTGAACAATGGATAA
- a CDS encoding DUF494 family protein, translating into MNSKIVDILTKILEGIGKGYSIEELNQHFMKNKKYDQQTLSIAFSLLIDKITFEKSKLENEESSNKSFRFLNEEEKEILGPENYNYLLHLFNIGLINTDTMEEILEQISLYPENRITKNDINWLVLFSIVDNNLIVPPGSRVLLYTSDSVN; encoded by the coding sequence ATGAATTCAAAAATTGTTGACATCTTAACAAAAATTCTTGAAGGGATAGGAAAAGGTTATTCTATTGAAGAGCTAAATCAACATTTCATGAAGAATAAAAAATATGATCAGCAAACATTAAGTATTGCTTTTAGTTTATTGATTGACAAAATTACATTCGAAAAAAGTAAACTTGAAAATGAAGAAAGTTCTAACAAAAGTTTTCGCTTTTTAAATGAAGAAGAAAAAGAAATCTTGGGTCCAGAAAATTATAATTACCTTTTACATTTATTTAATATTGGACTTATAAATACTGATACTATGGAAGAAATTTTAGAACAAATCTCTTTATATCCAGAAAATAGAATAACAAAAAATGATATTAACTGGTTGGTTTTATTTTCAATTGTAGATAATAATTTAATTGTACCCCCCGGTAGTAGGGTCCTTTTATATACTTCTGATTCTGTTAATTGA